DNA sequence from the Alteribacter lacisalsi genome:
TACCTCTGCACCCTTAGGTGCTTGATAGGCACTTGAAATAAGACAGCTGCGTCAAGAAAATTTGCTATATATTTTCAACACGCAAACTCTGGAAACTTCAGACCCTGCCCCCCGGTGCCCCCGTCCGTTTTATCACTCTAAAGTAGTTATTTATATCAGTTTTTGCTTGTATTTCTGATGGTTCAGCTTCCTTTAAGGCAGATTTCAAATTGAAAGGAAAAGATAATGAAACAAAGAAATGTCTTTGAAAATTAACTTTCAATTATTTCATCGCTTCTACTGTTTAGTTGAAAGCCTTTAAAATTTCCGGTGTCAGCTTTACATAGTTTTGAATGGTAAATGTTCTGTGTAGAGTTCAGAGTGTTCTGTGTACCATCCTGTAAAACCTTGAAGGTATTGCTGAAGGTTTACAACTTTCTTGTTCTGCTGAATCTGTTCCAGTTCCGTTCTGGTTCCTGTTCAGGATAAAGAAGCCTATTCATGTTTCAATAACTTCAGCCACTACAAAAAAGTAATGCCCCTTGCTTTTGAAAAGAGAGTGCCCCCGGTGTAATAGAATGATGCCCCTTCAGAAAATTGACCAGCCCTCTAAAGAAACAACCCTAAATTCCAGAGTATGTATCAGGCTTACTCTGATTTATGTATAGTAATGAATAAGTTATGCACACACGACTTCCGATAAGCTAGATTACGTAAACTAGTAAACAACAAAAAAACCGCTATACCAAAGGTTAAACTAAGTTTCTGGATTTCAAGGATATTATTCCATATGCACCTTTCTATACATCATTGATATACCGGGCTTTTCTGGAGTTTGATGAAGCCTTCTTTTAATGTTGGGCAATGGCAAAATGAATAAACTGAATATTTACATTAAACGGTAATGAGTTTACTATAAGTATATAGAACCATGCTTAAAAGAGGTGATGATATGCATAAGTTACAGTTTGTAGATGCTTATACACAAGATATTATTCGAGAGGAATCTTCTGTAAGTAAGGACAACATTGAAATTATATTTAATACCTTCAAACAGAACGATAGTCAAGAAGTAAACTTGATGGACGGCAACGGTAATATTTTAAGAGGTACATACGTAACAGCAAATGTTATCGAAAGTAAGCAACAGACATTATACAAGCTATTCTTTCAAACATCTGAAACAGAATATCGACTACCATAATAATAATGAGTGGATTGGGGATTGTATCCAGTTCACTTTTTATATGTTTTCATTTTCTTTTCCATGCGACTGGCAGCTTTCGTGGTTTAAACCCCTGCCTTTTTATCACTGAAAAACCCCTATCTGCCCCCACTCAATACACAATTCTCGAAATAATTGTTCCTTCTGCCTTATTTATATATGTCCCTGAAGAAGAAAAGCCCCTTTCCAGCCTTCTCTATATCTTTTGTTCTTCATCGTTCTTTACAACTATCATTGAACATTTATGAAGCACCCCCGACTATTGTTCTTACCTTTTAGTCAGCTACATTCCAATGCAGAATAAAGATAGTAATCAAGGAAATCCACTGAACTAAATCCAAGAACTATGTCCATTACAGAAGAACCGCTGAAAAACAGTCTGAAATAGTGTCGGGTACTGTAACAGGAATAGAACAGGAAAAAATGGGAGGGTGAGAAACAAATCCGATAAGTAACATGAAGGGAACGTTCTTTACCTTCACTCGTTGCCCCTCGTTCAGGTGTGCTTCGTATCCACTCAGCACCGGGTTATAATACTGTCCTTTTATCTGTAATGGATGCTGAATAACAGGCCGGGATATCTTCAGCGTTCTTTTCAGTACTTTCTTTAGGTTTGTTTTTTAATGGAAGGTGGACGGGCGTTATTTGCCCGGACATCCTTCATTGTTTTGAACTTCTCTTTTATTAACCTTTCCTTTAAAGAAAAAAAGTGTAAACCCCTTGTGGCCCAACGGTTTCAGCGTTCGTTTACTCAGCTTCAAAAGTAAACAAGAATATTGATTATTTTTCCAACAGTTAAAACTGTCTATTTTCAGCTTCATTACTGTTTCAGGTTTGTAAGGAAATAAGCGAACCGAAAGGAATGAAGCTGATATGTCACTTTTGAAACCGGCCACGTTTACAGAATACACAACTATAAATGTCATTGATTCAATTATGGGTAGCGGAAAAAGTAGCTGGGCCATTCAATATATGAATAGTTCACCAGCCCGGAAAAAGTTCATTTATATCACCCCGTTTGCTGATGAAGTCGAACGGATTATTTCAGAATGTACGTACAGAGAATTTGTCAAGCCTTCCAATGCTGAAACAACGAAACTGGTCGACATAAAGAAACTAATTGCTGAAGGTTTGGACATTGCTTCCACTCATTCATTATTCCAGCGTGTAGATGCAGAACTGATTGAACTACTCGAAATTGAAGATTATACCCTGATTCTGGATGAAGTAATGGACGTTATTGCACCGCTTAATGAGTACACAAAATCAGATTTGAAACTACTTCACAATGAAGGGATTATCCGGGCTGATGAAAACGGATTAGTACACTGGGATAAACCTGATTATGACAGTGATGAAGGGTACTTCACTAAAATCAGAAACCTTGCCTACGCCAGAAATCTAATGATGTATGAAGATGAAGCCGGCGAACCCGTAGTTCTGTACTGGACATTTCCTGCCAGCACGTTCAAGTGTTTTGATGATGTTTTTCTACTAACATACTTGTTTCATGGACAAGTGCAACGTGCCTATTTTGACTTGTTCAAAATTAATTATAAATATAGTTCCGTTTCTGAAGTTGGTGGAGAATATATGCTGAAAGAATACGTGGATTTCTCTAAAGAGGACAGAGAACACATAAAGAAAAACATTAACATCTACCACCCTGCTAAAGCTGACAGAAAAGATATGAATAAGTTGGGGAACAGAAGAACAGATTTCAGCGTGTCTAACCTAAGAACCCGCCATAAGCAATCAGCAGTTAAGAAGGTTATCCGTGACAATGCCTATAACTTTTACAGAAATAAATGTAAGGTGCCTGCAAGTGAAGTGATGTGGACGACTTTTAAGGAGTTTACCGGGCGTGGAGGTATAACACCGCACGGGCTGAATGAAGGCTTTGTTCAGGTTTCCAGCCGGGCCACAAACGAATATAAAGATAAAACTACCTGTATTTACTTGGCAAACCGCTTTCTGAACCCCGTTACAAAACAATTTTTTGGTAAACATGGAATTGAAGTAGATGAGGAATTATATGCCTTGTCAGAATTGCTTCAGTGGTTGTTTAGAAGCCAAATAAGAGACGGTAAGCCTATCAACCTATACATTCCTAGTAAGAGAATGAGAACTCTTTTGAAGGAGTACTTGGGTAACGATATGTAGGGAAAGGGAAAAGCATGATTACCATATTCATGGCATCCCTAATGATGAAAAATCTTGTTACGATTAGGTCTATAATGTCATATAGGTTAAGCAAATTCCCCCTACAAAAAAAGTAAGGGGAATATTTTCTTAATTTAAACTTGTATTCATTTAATTGAATGTAGGAACCAACAATTTGGAAAAATCTTTAATTTAGTTAAAATTGATTGTTCATCAAAACCAATTTCTTTATAAAGTAAAATAGTAACCAATAATCTTATCTTTTCAGAGGCATAATATTTATCTTCTCCTTTCATTAGAACGTTCTTCTTACTTCCTAACTCATAATGTGTTAAGTAATTACGTGTATCCACTAACTGATTTACAAATCTCTTCTTACTTTTACTATTGTCTTTCCCCAATATAAATTGAAGTGTACTAGGCTGAAATTTGTTTAATAGTTCTTTTAATCTCTTATTTAAAGAATATTCATTTCCATGTTCTAAAAGTCCAAATAACCTTTCGTGTAATTCCTCTGGAATATTACTTGCAATATAATCAATCACCTTTGATGAATGTTCAGTATATAATTCTTCATCAAAATATTTAGTGTTGTATACCTTTCTATGATAGATTTCCAAAGTCTGCACTGATTCTAAAAAAGTGGTTTCAATGTATGATTCTTTATAAAACTTACTTAGATGTAAGTTAATTATTGTTTCCAATTTATCTTGTTTCTCAAACCAATTATTAAATAATTTGCCTAACGAATCTTTAGCTTCTTTATATTCTATTAAATAGTTTTCCCTCTTATCTTTATCGTAATTTATACTATATCCCTGGGTAATAAACAGAGAAAAAGTTTTACGAGTATCCCACTCTGCATCATAGGGACCTTTAAACTTAATAGATTTAAAATTGATTCCATTTCCCACAAACAAACTAAGTAAATCTTTTATTTTTTTTATATTCTCCAAAAACCAGCCAGAATGTTTATTTTCTCGAGGTACTAATTCTAAATAACTTGTGAAATTCCATTCTTCATTAACATTTAGA
Encoded proteins:
- a CDS encoding ApeA N-terminal domain 1-containing protein — encoded protein: MSDVKAEKHDLEDKFKIKGLWWLPDSDKKVAGFLYYSSEKIELELNGSFNEQFIHTHEVRVFEYIHGMSNKGEMFTLIKVMERKSNISYPGYDTGTYGVDKFITGGYFKSEEELYFNSIEFNTTHLTTWLQKQPFKTNYTLDKNRVKERHMIYTPPEKFEVDISLINAKIKESYIANFSRTLNVNEEWNFTSYLELVPRENKHSGWFLENIKKIKDLLSLFVGNGINFKSIKFKGPYDAEWDTRKTFSLFITQGYSINYDKDKRENYLIEYKEAKDSLGKLFNNWFEKQDKLETIINLHLSKFYKESYIETTFLESVQTLEIYHRKVYNTKYFDEELYTEHSSKVIDYIASNIPEELHERLFGLLEHGNEYSLNKRLKELLNKFQPSTLQFILGKDNSKSKKRFVNQLVDTRNYLTHYELGSKKNVLMKGEDKYYASEKIRLLVTILLYKEIGFDEQSILTKLKIFPNCWFLHSIK